One segment of Streptomyces bathyalis DNA contains the following:
- a CDS encoding response regulator — protein sequence MSAAVPDRSSILIVDDMEENLIALEAVLGPLDQQLVTARSGEEALKAMLRQDFAVVLLDVLMPGMDGFETASNIKRLDQTKDVPVILLTGTDVDADYAYRGYALGAADFLSKPIDPWVLRTKVNVFLDLDRKNRQLAVQAEQLRRLLVAEHSPRAGGQGSAVEGPLEGTWSASGQPERMGAGKGGAEQLAQITEMLVQIEMRLRDGETAASADLSDRIADLEQIVRRLGAANGNAR from the coding sequence ATGAGTGCCGCCGTGCCCGACAGGTCCAGCATCCTGATCGTGGACGACATGGAGGAGAACCTCATCGCCCTGGAGGCCGTACTCGGGCCCCTGGACCAGCAGTTGGTGACCGCGCGTTCCGGCGAGGAAGCGCTGAAGGCGATGCTGCGCCAGGACTTCGCCGTCGTGCTGCTCGACGTGCTCATGCCGGGGATGGACGGCTTCGAGACCGCGAGCAACATCAAGCGTCTGGACCAGACGAAGGACGTGCCGGTCATCCTGCTGACCGGCACGGACGTGGACGCGGACTACGCCTACCGCGGATACGCCCTGGGTGCCGCCGACTTCCTCTCCAAGCCCATCGATCCGTGGGTGCTGCGCACGAAGGTCAACGTCTTTCTCGACCTGGACCGCAAGAACCGCCAACTCGCCGTCCAGGCCGAGCAGCTCCGACGTCTCCTGGTCGCCGAGCACTCACCCCGCGCCGGCGGCCAGGGCAGTGCGGTGGAGGGACCGCTTGAAGGCACCTGGTCCGCGTCCGGCCAGCCGGAGCGCATGGGAGCCGGCAAGGGCGGTGCCGAGCAGCTCGCGCAGATCACGGAGATGCTCGTGCAGATCGAGATGAGGCTGAGGGACGGCGAGACCGCCGCGTCGGCAGACCTCTCCGACCGCATCGCGGATCTCGAGCAGATCGTGCGCAGGCTGGGGGCGGCGAACGGGAACGCCAGGTGA
- a CDS encoding MFS transporter, which yields MTAENESGSAAASAQPRKAAVAAAVGSALEYYDFFIYGSAAALIFPKIFFDDSNPADATLLSLATFGVAYAARPLGALLLGHVGDRFGRKKIMLFTLLLMGVATFLIGCLPTRAQIGGAAPALLVLLRIMQGISAAGEQAGANSMTLEHAPQHKRGWFTSFTLNGTQAGQLLATLVFIPVAALPEEQMLTWGWRIPFLLSAAVAFVGYFIRRTLHETPVFTKQAEAGQVAKLPLVTLIRGHWKAVLRVVCGALIASVSTIFTVWALSYATSDAVGMDQSGMLWVGALANLAALGAIPLWARLSDKVGRRPVFLAGAVGSAATMFLYLWAISTGSYPLTLLSGILCFGVVYSAANGIWPSFYGEMFPTSVRLSGMAVGTQIGFAISGFAVTFAAGIAGPEGDGWANVGLFTAALCVLPALAALTARETAHVPTEELGLPAGGSAGAAGEVPHRTAERA from the coding sequence GTGACCGCCGAGAATGAGTCCGGCTCTGCCGCCGCATCGGCACAGCCGCGCAAGGCCGCTGTCGCCGCAGCGGTCGGGAGCGCACTGGAGTACTACGACTTCTTCATCTATGGCAGCGCCGCCGCCCTGATCTTCCCGAAGATCTTCTTCGACGACTCCAACCCCGCGGACGCCACTCTGCTCTCCCTTGCCACCTTCGGCGTCGCCTACGCGGCACGTCCGCTCGGCGCCCTGCTGCTCGGGCACGTCGGCGACCGCTTCGGACGCAAGAAGATCATGCTCTTCACGCTGCTCCTGATGGGAGTGGCGACCTTCCTGATCGGCTGCCTGCCCACGCGCGCCCAGATCGGAGGGGCGGCGCCCGCCCTGCTGGTGCTGCTGCGCATCATGCAGGGGATATCTGCCGCCGGCGAGCAGGCCGGGGCCAACTCGATGACTCTGGAGCACGCGCCACAGCACAAGCGCGGCTGGTTCACCAGCTTCACGCTCAACGGCACCCAGGCCGGACAGCTCCTGGCGACGCTCGTGTTCATTCCCGTCGCGGCCCTCCCGGAGGAGCAGATGCTCACCTGGGGGTGGCGCATACCGTTCCTGCTGAGCGCCGCGGTCGCCTTCGTCGGCTACTTCATCCGGCGGACCCTGCATGAGACGCCCGTGTTCACGAAGCAGGCCGAGGCAGGTCAGGTCGCGAAGCTTCCTCTGGTGACGCTGATCCGCGGGCACTGGAAGGCCGTTCTGCGGGTCGTCTGCGGTGCGCTGATCGCGTCCGTCAGCACGATCTTCACCGTATGGGCGCTGTCGTACGCGACGAGCGATGCCGTCGGCATGGACCAGTCCGGAATGCTGTGGGTCGGCGCGCTCGCCAATCTGGCCGCGCTGGGCGCCATCCCGCTGTGGGCGAGGCTGTCCGACAAGGTCGGCCGCAGGCCCGTCTTCCTCGCCGGGGCGGTGGGCAGCGCCGCCACGATGTTCCTGTACCTGTGGGCGATCTCCACCGGCAGCTACCCGCTGACGCTGCTGAGCGGAATCCTCTGCTTCGGCGTCGTCTACAGCGCCGCGAACGGCATCTGGCCCTCGTTCTACGGCGAGATGTTCCCGACGTCCGTACGGCTGTCCGGCATGGCCGTCGGCACCCAGATCGGCTTCGCCATCTCCGGGTTCGCGGTGACGTTCGCCGCCGGCATCGCCGGGCCGGAGGGAGACGGCTGGGCAAACGTCGGGCTCTTCACGGCAGCGCTCTGCGTGCTGCCCGCACTCGCCGCGCTGACCGCCCGCGAGACCGCCCATGTCCCCACCGAGGAACTCGGGTTGCCCGCCGGCGGGAGCGCCGGGGCGGCCGGCGAGGTTCCGCACCGTACGGCCGAGCGCGCCTGA
- a CDS encoding TetR/AcrR family transcriptional regulator, producing MTTAEDPAQSAGRVRDAARTRAEIMDAATQEFARAGYGGARVDEIAARTRTTKRMIYYYFGGKEQLFTAVLERAYSVIREAEQQLDVEHLDPVAAIRRLAAVTFDHHEAHPDFIQLVGIENIYEAEHIAGSEELRRLSSPAIDVIRRILDAGRAQGVFTADVDAVDLHAMISSFCFFRVANRHTFRALFERDLLDEDRREHYRTMLADMVIAYLTTGEKA from the coding sequence ATGACCACCGCGGAAGACCCGGCGCAGTCCGCCGGACGCGTACGTGACGCCGCCCGCACCCGGGCCGAGATCATGGACGCCGCCACCCAGGAATTCGCGCGCGCCGGCTACGGGGGAGCCAGGGTCGACGAGATCGCCGCCCGCACGCGTACCACGAAGCGGATGATCTACTACTACTTCGGCGGCAAGGAGCAGCTGTTCACGGCCGTGCTGGAGCGGGCGTACTCGGTCATCCGCGAGGCCGAACAGCAGCTGGACGTCGAGCACCTGGATCCTGTCGCGGCCATCCGCCGGCTCGCCGCCGTCACCTTCGACCACCACGAGGCGCACCCGGACTTCATCCAGCTCGTCGGCATCGAGAACATCTACGAAGCGGAACACATCGCCGGCTCGGAGGAGCTGCGCCGGCTCAGCTCGCCCGCGATCGACGTCATCCGGCGCATCCTCGACGCCGGGCGGGCACAAGGGGTCTTCACGGCCGACGTGGACGCGGTCGACCTGCACGCGATGATCAGCTCCTTCTGCTTCTTCCGTGTCGCCAACCGCCACACCTTCCGGGCCCTCTTCGAGCGCGACCTGCTGGACGAGGACCGCCGCGAGCACTACCGGACGATGCTCGCGGACATGGTGATCGCCTACCTGACGACGGGCGAGAAGGCCTGA
- the aroQ gene encoding type II 3-dehydroquinate dehydratase: MPHSADLPDDIPVLVLNGPNLNLLGLREPDIYGKDTLAGIEELCRETAAAHGLRADCRQSNHEGVLIDAIHEARTAHRAIVINPAGYSHTSVALRDALAAVELPVVEVHLSNIHKREAFRHHSYVSAVADTVICGAGANGYALALAHTATLVREKR; encoded by the coding sequence ATGCCCCACTCCGCCGACCTGCCTGACGACATCCCCGTGCTCGTCCTGAACGGCCCGAACCTCAATCTGCTCGGCCTGCGCGAGCCCGACATCTACGGCAAGGACACGCTGGCCGGCATCGAGGAGCTGTGCCGCGAGACCGCCGCGGCGCACGGGCTGCGGGCGGACTGCCGGCAGAGCAACCACGAGGGCGTGCTCATCGACGCGATCCACGAGGCGCGTACCGCGCACCGCGCGATCGTGATCAACCCGGCGGGGTACAGCCACACCTCCGTGGCGCTGCGCGACGCGCTGGCGGCGGTCGAGCTGCCCGTCGTCGAGGTGCATCTCTCCAACATCCACAAGCGGGAGGCGTTCCGTCACCACAGCTACGTCTCCGCCGTCGCCGACACCGTGATCTGCGGCGCCGGCGCCAACGGGTACGCCCTGGCGCTGGCCCACACGGCCACGCTGGTGCGGGAGAAGCGGTGA
- a CDS encoding shikimate dehydrogenase translates to MSGGRTYLVGLVGSGIGPSLSPALHEREAERLGLRYVYRLIDLDGTGASPGPPGPGEASAERTGELVRAARELGFDGLNITHPCKQAVIPHLDVLAPQAEALGAVNTVVFDGHRAVGHNTDVTGFASSFARGLPDAAIDDVVLLGSGGAGAAVAHAMLGLGTGRLTVVDAEPDRASALAGSLVRHFGDGRAVVAELPELRARLARADGLVHATPTGMAAHPGLPVPAEALHPGLWVAEVVYRPLRTELLGAARARGCRVLDGGGMAVFQAADALRLFTGLEPDSARMLADFEDLAEAPGAHL, encoded by the coding sequence GTGAGCGGCGGGCGTACGTACCTCGTCGGTCTCGTCGGCTCCGGCATCGGCCCTTCCCTCAGCCCCGCGCTGCACGAGCGGGAGGCGGAGCGGCTGGGCCTGCGCTACGTGTACCGGCTCATCGACCTCGACGGCACAGGGGCATCTCCCGGGCCGCCAGGCCCAGGGGAAGCATCCGCGGAGCGGACGGGCGAACTCGTACGCGCTGCCCGCGAACTCGGCTTCGACGGGCTGAACATCACGCACCCCTGCAAGCAGGCCGTCATCCCGCATCTCGACGTGCTCGCTCCGCAGGCGGAGGCGCTCGGCGCGGTCAACACGGTGGTCTTCGACGGCCACCGGGCCGTGGGGCACAACACCGACGTCACCGGCTTCGCCTCGTCCTTCGCCCGCGGACTGCCGGACGCCGCGATCGACGACGTGGTGCTGCTCGGGTCGGGCGGCGCCGGAGCCGCCGTCGCGCACGCCATGCTCGGGCTGGGCACAGGACGGCTCACCGTCGTCGACGCCGAGCCCGACCGGGCGTCCGCCCTGGCAGGCTCACTGGTCCGGCACTTCGGCGACGGTCGTGCGGTCGTGGCCGAACTCCCGGAACTGCGGGCGCGGTTGGCGCGCGCCGACGGCCTGGTGCACGCCACTCCGACCGGAATGGCGGCGCATCCCGGGCTGCCCGTACCGGCCGAGGCGCTGCACCCGGGACTGTGGGTCGCCGAGGTCGTCTACCGGCCGCTGCGAACGGAGTTGCTCGGCGCGGCACGCGCCCGCGGCTGCCGAGTCCTCGACGGCGGCGGCATGGCCGTCTTCCAGGCGGCCGACGCGCTGCGCCTGTTCACCGGGCTGGAGCCCGACAGCGCGCGCATGCTCGCGGACTTCGAGGACCTCGCGGAGGCGCCCGGCGCTCACCTGTGA